One genomic window of Thioclava sp. GXIMD4216 includes the following:
- a CDS encoding molybdopterin-dependent oxidoreductase — translation MTQDGKQQIRVTSSHWGAFEVETEGGRILSARPFSEDPAPSAIPAAVPAAVHHDSRIARPSIRKGWLNGRQGRRGEDSFVELPWDEALDIAAQDIDRIRKTYGNEAIFGGSYGWSSAGRFHHAQSQVHRFLNSIGGYVASFGSYSTGCAQSIMPHVFGTDFISLLYQHQQSWQTLHDHTETLVMFGGINSKNAQVSMGGITRHDTASWLERFRAKGIYCLNIGPQRGDAPEGCDWLALRPGSDTALMLALAYVLVQEGLADEAFLARYCTGFDRFRPYLMGESDGCPKDPEWAAVLCGADPQQIRILARRMARTRTLITVAWSLQRGEHGEQPYWMSAVLAAMLGQIGLPGGGVGYGYGAIGGVGKSFRALQGMTLPQLDNPVKTVIPVARMADMLRFPGARYDFNGQQPCYPDIRLIYWAGGNPYHHHQDLNALHEAWQRPETIIVNEPWWTATAKRADIVFPATTPYEREDIGRSSMDDYLFYMPQLIPAVGKARDDYAIFCGLAERLGASERFSEGRMAAAWIADLYAEFHQTAQAQGLDLPDLATLKARNWVRLPLATEGPDTTLFARFRADPEASPLGTPSGRIEIFSDTIEGFGYADCPGHPVWLPPSEWLGTATAQTPLHLVSPQPGDKLHSQLECALADSEDARPVALMIHPEDAAARGIADRDLVRVFNSRGACHARARVTPDILRGVTALPTGAWYGDPGSAADADGNPNVLTKDVGTSKLGQGCSAHTALVEVARLTQAR, via the coding sequence ATGACGCAAGACGGAAAACAGCAGATCAGGGTCACCTCCAGCCATTGGGGGGCCTTCGAGGTTGAAACGGAGGGCGGGCGCATTCTCTCTGCCCGTCCGTTCTCCGAAGATCCTGCCCCGTCGGCCATTCCTGCCGCCGTGCCTGCCGCAGTGCATCACGACAGCCGGATCGCCCGCCCGTCCATCCGCAAGGGCTGGCTGAACGGGCGGCAGGGCCGGCGCGGCGAGGACAGTTTTGTCGAACTGCCTTGGGACGAGGCGCTGGACATTGCCGCGCAGGACATCGACCGCATTCGCAAGACCTACGGGAACGAGGCGATCTTTGGCGGCTCCTATGGCTGGAGTTCGGCGGGCCGTTTCCACCATGCACAAAGTCAGGTGCACCGTTTCCTCAATAGTATCGGCGGCTATGTGGCCTCGTTCGGCAGCTACTCCACGGGCTGCGCGCAATCGATCATGCCGCATGTCTTCGGCACCGATTTCATCAGCCTGCTCTACCAGCATCAGCAAAGCTGGCAGACCCTGCATGACCACACCGAAACGCTGGTGATGTTTGGCGGGATAAATTCCAAGAATGCGCAGGTCAGCATGGGGGGCATCACCCGGCACGACACCGCAAGCTGGCTGGAGCGGTTCCGCGCCAAGGGGATCTATTGCCTCAATATCGGGCCGCAGCGCGGCGATGCCCCCGAGGGCTGCGACTGGCTGGCGCTCCGTCCCGGATCGGACACCGCGCTTATGCTGGCACTGGCCTATGTGCTGGTGCAGGAAGGGCTGGCGGACGAGGCGTTTCTGGCTCGCTACTGCACGGGGTTCGACCGCTTCCGGCCCTATCTTATGGGCGAAAGCGACGGCTGCCCGAAAGACCCCGAATGGGCGGCGGTGCTGTGCGGGGCCGATCCGCAGCAGATCCGGATTTTGGCGCGGCGCATGGCCCGCACCCGCACGTTGATCACCGTGGCATGGTCGCTGCAACGCGGGGAACATGGCGAGCAGCCCTATTGGATGTCCGCCGTGCTGGCCGCGATGCTGGGCCAGATCGGCCTGCCCGGTGGTGGGGTCGGCTATGGGTACGGCGCGATTGGCGGGGTCGGAAAATCGTTTCGGGCGCTGCAGGGTATGACCCTGCCGCAGCTGGACAATCCGGTGAAAACCGTCATTCCGGTGGCGCGCATGGCCGATATGCTGCGTTTTCCGGGGGCGCGCTATGACTTCAACGGCCAGCAGCCCTGCTATCCCGATATCCGGCTGATCTACTGGGCGGGAGGAAATCCCTATCACCATCATCAGGATCTGAACGCCTTGCACGAGGCATGGCAGCGCCCCGAAACCATTATCGTGAACGAACCTTGGTGGACCGCTACGGCCAAGCGCGCCGATATCGTGTTTCCGGCAACGACCCCCTACGAGCGCGAGGATATCGGGCGCTCGTCAATGGATGACTACCTGTTCTACATGCCCCAGCTTATTCCGGCGGTGGGTAAGGCACGCGACGATTATGCGATTTTCTGCGGGCTGGCAGAACGGCTTGGGGCGTCAGAGCGTTTCAGCGAGGGGCGCATGGCGGCGGCATGGATTGCCGATCTGTATGCGGAGTTCCACCAGACGGCACAGGCGCAAGGTCTGGATCTGCCCGATCTGGCCACGTTGAAAGCGCGCAACTGGGTGCGTCTGCCTCTTGCGACCGAGGGGCCGGACACAACGCTTTTCGCCCGTTTCCGCGCCGATCCCGAGGCCAGCCCCTTGGGGACGCCCTCGGGCAGGATCGAGATTTTCTCGGACACGATCGAGGGCTTCGGTTATGCCGATTGCCCCGGTCATCCGGTCTGGCTTCCCCCCTCGGAATGGCTGGGCACGGCAACAGCGCAGACGCCCCTGCATCTTGTGTCGCCGCAGCCCGGTGACAAGCTGCACAGCCAGTTGGAATGCGCGCTGGCCGATAGCGAGGACGCGCGCCCCGTGGCGTTGATGATCCATCCCGAGGATGCCGCGGCACGCGGGATTGCCGATCGGGATCTGGTGCGCGTTTTCAACAGCCGCGGCGCCTGCCATGCGCGGGCACGGGTGACGCCGGATATTCTGCGCGGTGTCACCGCTTTGCCGACCGGAGCGTGGTATGGCGACCCCGGCAGTGCCGCCGATGCCGATGGCAATCCGAATGTGCTGACGAAAGATGTCGGCACCTCGAAACTTGGGCAGGGTTGCAGCGCCCATACGGCCTTGGTCGAGGTCGCGCGGCTGACACAGGCGCGGTAA
- the mprF gene encoding bifunctional lysylphosphatidylglycerol flippase/synthetase MprF produces MISTRLRGAVPYLVTAVLFGLGAFALYRLMAHVSMVEVVRLIRATPFHDVVLAVLCTCGGYAALAGYDWSALRFIGKKLPLAVVLTGSFLGYSIGNTVGAGPVTGGAVRYRIYSAMGLSAFDIAGISLFCSLSFGIGATLIGLGALAWHPHALGAVISVSPHLIRWAAIGIVVLSCGVLAVMSIRKSSLTLRGISLQMPGPALSAGQFFFTAAETILSAATLYILLPADQLGFATFLAVFSAAVMAGVLSHVPGGVGVFETIIVAALPHNVPAQEIAAGLLLYRLIYYILPFALAMILMALGEVRLASRKMIAGRADLLAPAFQAISALAPLAMSAMTFVLGAALMILPLLPPSAPMADGLSDVVPLVFLESGALVSSAIGACLVVLAHGLLRRVSGAWWLTQVALAVGMVASLAHGFDYPTALMLLVASLILQSARGEFYRMTRLTRNVLGLRWFMLMVCLALTILATLFFVHKAVPYNSDLWWQFATDKAAPRALRAALVGFLVMTLLLLRYALRPGNLHAAPANAEEMQRAAAIIARQDDPKANIALSGDKALLFSPSGNSFLMYRIQGGSWVALHEPVGDRQEASGLVWSFHDAAQAAGARPLFYDVPATSAHLWIDMGLALHKLGEEAVVPLDRFSLEGSARKRLRTTHARALRDGLRMEVVQPPHSAALLQELRQISQAWLAVKAGAEKGFSVGYFSEAYLQQTPVALIYKHDAIVAFANLWTTQTQSRATIDLMRHLPERASGVMEFLFTELLLHFKALGYQSFSLGNAPLSGLENRRGARLSSQLGAFIYRHGGHFYNFEGLRDFKQKFDPDWEPVYVAVPPRANAIATATDLLTLISGSRPNLPSLGPQAEAPQP; encoded by the coding sequence ATGATCTCAACTAGGCTGCGCGGGGCGGTCCCGTATCTTGTTACCGCAGTGCTATTCGGCCTCGGGGCTTTTGCCCTGTATCGGCTGATGGCCCATGTCAGTATGGTCGAGGTCGTCCGGCTGATCCGCGCAACGCCGTTTCATGATGTCGTGCTGGCCGTGCTTTGCACCTGTGGCGGCTATGCGGCGCTGGCGGGCTATGACTGGTCGGCCCTGCGGTTCATCGGCAAGAAGCTGCCGTTGGCGGTGGTGCTGACCGGCAGTTTTCTCGGATATTCCATCGGCAATACGGTCGGCGCCGGACCGGTGACCGGCGGTGCCGTGCGCTATCGTATCTATTCGGCGATGGGGCTTTCCGCCTTTGATATTGCGGGGATCTCCCTTTTCTGCTCGTTGTCGTTCGGTATCGGAGCCACGCTGATCGGGCTTGGCGCGCTGGCATGGCACCCCCATGCGCTGGGGGCGGTGATTTCGGTGTCGCCGCATCTGATCCGCTGGGCCGCGATCGGAATTGTCGTGCTAAGCTGTGGCGTGCTGGCGGTGATGTCGATCCGTAAATCCAGCCTGACCCTGCGCGGCATCTCGTTGCAGATGCCGGGACCGGCGCTGTCTGCCGGGCAGTTCTTCTTTACCGCGGCCGAAACGATCCTGTCGGCTGCGACGCTCTATATCCTGCTGCCCGCCGACCAGCTGGGGTTCGCCACCTTCCTTGCGGTCTTCTCGGCGGCCGTGATGGCGGGGGTGCTGTCGCATGTGCCCGGCGGGGTCGGGGTCTTCGAGACGATCATCGTGGCGGCCCTGCCGCATAATGTGCCCGCGCAGGAAATTGCCGCCGGTTTGCTGCTGTACCGCCTGATCTACTATATCCTGCCATTCGCGCTTGCCATGATCCTGATGGCATTGGGGGAAGTGCGTCTGGCCAGCCGCAAGATGATTGCGGGCCGCGCCGATCTGCTGGCCCCCGCGTTTCAGGCGATCAGCGCATTGGCCCCTCTGGCAATGTCGGCCATGACCTTCGTCCTTGGGGCGGCGCTGATGATCCTGCCGCTGCTGCCGCCATCCGCCCCGATGGCCGATGGCCTCAGTGATGTCGTGCCGCTGGTGTTTCTGGAAAGCGGGGCCTTGGTGTCAAGCGCCATCGGGGCTTGCCTTGTCGTGCTGGCGCATGGGCTGTTGCGGCGGGTTTCGGGCGCATGGTGGCTGACACAGGTCGCATTGGCGGTTGGCATGGTGGCCAGTCTGGCACATGGGTTCGACTATCCGACCGCGCTTATGCTGCTGGTCGCTTCGCTGATCCTGCAATCGGCGCGTGGTGAATTCTACCGGATGACCCGCCTGACCCGCAATGTGCTGGGGCTGCGCTGGTTCATGCTGATGGTCTGCCTTGCCCTGACCATTCTGGCGACCCTGTTCTTTGTACATAAGGCGGTGCCCTATAACAGCGACCTGTGGTGGCAATTCGCCACCGATAAGGCCGCCCCCCGTGCCTTGCGTGCGGCCTTGGTGGGCTTTCTGGTGATGACCCTGCTTTTGCTGCGCTATGCCCTGCGTCCGGGCAATCTGCATGCCGCCCCCGCAAATGCCGAGGAAATGCAGCGCGCCGCAGCCATTATCGCGCGGCAGGATGACCCGAAGGCCAATATCGCCCTGAGTGGCGATAAGGCGCTGCTGTTCTCGCCAAGCGGCAACAGCTTCCTGATGTATCGCATTCAGGGCGGAAGCTGGGTGGCCTTGCATGAGCCGGTGGGGGACAGGCAAGAGGCCTCGGGGCTGGTCTGGTCGTTCCATGATGCCGCCCAAGCCGCCGGAGCCCGCCCTCTTTTCTACGACGTGCCCGCCACCTCGGCGCATCTGTGGATCGATATGGGGCTGGCCCTGCACAAGCTGGGAGAAGAGGCGGTGGTGCCGCTTGACAGGTTCAGCCTTGAAGGCAGCGCGCGCAAGCGCCTGCGCACCACCCATGCCCGCGCCCTGCGCGACGGTCTGCGCATGGAGGTCGTCCAGCCGCCGCATAGTGCCGCGCTTTTGCAAGAGCTGCGGCAGATTTCACAGGCGTGGCTTGCGGTTAAAGCCGGTGCCGAAAAAGGCTTTTCCGTCGGCTATTTCAGCGAGGCCTATCTGCAACAGACGCCCGTCGCGCTGATCTACAAACACGACGCCATCGTGGCCTTTGCCAATCTGTGGACCACGCAGACGCAGAGCCGCGCCACCATCGACCTGATGCGCCATCTTCCCGAACGCGCTTCGGGGGTGATGGAATTCCTGTTTACCGAGCTTCTGCTGCATTTCAAGGCGCTTGGCTACCAGAGCTTCAGCTTGGGCAATGCGCCGCTTTCGGGGCTGGAAAACCGTCGTGGCGCGCGGCTGAGCAGCCAGCTTGGTGCCTTTATCTACCGTCATGGCGGGCATTTCTACAATTTCGAGGGGCTTCGGGATTTCAAGCAGAAATTCGACCCTGACTGGGAGCCCGTTTATGTGGCCGTTCCGCCACGCGCCAATGCCATCGCCACGGCCACCGATCTGCTGACCCTGATCAGCGGCAGCCGTCCCAATCTGCCGTCTTTGGGGCCGCAAGCCGAAGCTCCCCAGCCCTAG
- the ispG gene encoding flavodoxin-dependent (E)-4-hydroxy-3-methylbut-2-enyl-diphosphate synthase translates to MSLNPVRPWRSVERRKSRQIMVGNVPVGGDAPISVQTMTNTDTSDVKATLDQIIRAADVGADIVRVSTPDQASTQALREICRESPVPIVADIHFHYKRAIEAAEAGAACLRINPGNIGDASRVKEVVKAAKDHGCSIRIGVNAGSLEKHLLEKYGEPCPDAMVESGLDHIKLLQDNDFHEFKISCKASDVFLSAAAYQALAEVTDAPIHLGITEAGGLTAGTVKSAIGLGNLLWMGIGDTLRVSLSADPVEEVKVGFEILKSLGLRTRGVQIISCPSCARQGFNVIKTVETLEKRLEHIKTPMSLSIIGCVVNGPGEALMTDLGFTGGGAGSGMIYMAGKQSHKMSNDQMIDHIVELVEERAEKLEAEKSAEESTAAE, encoded by the coding sequence ATGTCCCTGAACCCGGTTCGTCCGTGGCGCAGCGTCGAACGCCGCAAATCCCGTCAGATCATGGTTGGCAATGTGCCGGTCGGTGGGGATGCGCCGATTTCCGTGCAGACCATGACCAATACGGATACATCGGATGTGAAGGCCACTCTGGACCAGATTATCCGCGCCGCCGATGTGGGGGCCGATATCGTGCGGGTGTCCACCCCCGATCAGGCCTCGACGCAGGCCCTGCGCGAGATCTGCCGCGAAAGCCCCGTGCCGATCGTGGCAGATATCCATTTCCACTATAAACGCGCCATCGAGGCCGCCGAAGCCGGTGCCGCCTGCCTGCGGATCAATCCGGGCAATATCGGCGATGCTTCGCGCGTGAAAGAGGTGGTGAAGGCCGCCAAGGATCACGGTTGTTCCATCCGCATTGGCGTGAATGCGGGGTCTTTGGAAAAGCACCTGCTTGAGAAATATGGCGAGCCTTGCCCCGATGCAATGGTGGAATCCGGTCTGGACCATATCAAGCTGTTGCAGGACAACGACTTCCACGAATTCAAGATTTCCTGCAAGGCCTCGGATGTCTTCCTGTCGGCGGCGGCCTATCAGGCGCTGGCCGAGGTTACCGATGCCCCGATCCACCTTGGCATCACCGAAGCGGGCGGGTTGACCGCAGGCACGGTGAAATCGGCCATCGGTCTGGGCAACCTTCTGTGGATGGGCATTGGCGACACGCTGCGCGTCAGCCTGTCGGCAGATCCGGTCGAAGAGGTCAAAGTCGGCTTCGAGATCCTGAAGTCCCTCGGTCTGCGCACCCGTGGCGTGCAGATCATTTCCTGCCCCTCCTGCGCGCGTCAGGGTTTTAACGTGATCAAGACCGTCGAGACGCTGGAAAAGCGGCTTGAACATATCAAGACGCCGATGTCGCTGTCGATCATCGGCTGCGTGGTGAATGGTCCTGGCGAGGCGCTGATGACCGATCTGGGCTTTACCGGCGGCGGGGCGGGGTCGGGCATGATCTATATGGCGGGCAAGCAAAGCCACAAGATGTCCAATGACCAGATGATCGACCATATCGTCGAGCTGGTCGAGGAACGGGCCGAGAAGCTTGAAGCCGAGAAAAGCGCGGAAGAAAGCACCGCTGCGGAATAA
- a CDS encoding RodZ domain-containing protein — MIGRRTSPSTQEDVGLRGFEDYDLRLGDLMRGERATLSKSLLDVQRELRIRAAYIAAIESCDISAFDAPSFISGYVRSYARYLNLDPEWAFERFCLESGFVPTHGMAPQASAPKTQASSAAKPVNALGNPNAVFIPKTDSLWSRIEPRAIGSLLVLALLAGGIGYGGWSVLQEVQRVNLTPVDQQPNVVAELDPLSSVDTQAADPVKSADADTGGDSLDRLFRPATLDTPVLIARDGPIAAIDPNKTGVLSGETQTASVDQGRASTPPNTESAINQAIAQAMGQGQAQPAPENAPGNAVRVTAANAADVEILAVRPSWVRVRAADGSILLEKVMNAGERFTLPKLAEPPTLRTGESGAIYFAVNGVAHGPVGARGAVTKNITLSPDALSQRFAVADPQKDAALTSMFAVADAGQVIGEPKPATE, encoded by the coding sequence ATGATCGGGCGAAGGACTTCTCCTTCGACGCAGGAGGATGTCGGGCTGAGAGGCTTTGAGGACTATGATCTGCGTCTTGGCGATCTGATGCGTGGCGAGCGCGCCACGCTTTCAAAATCGTTGCTTGATGTCCAACGCGAGTTGCGCATCAGGGCGGCCTATATTGCGGCGATCGAGAGCTGCGACATTTCCGCCTTCGATGCGCCCTCTTTCATCTCCGGCTATGTGCGTTCCTACGCGCGCTATCTCAACCTCGATCCCGAATGGGCGTTCGAGAGGTTCTGCCTTGAATCGGGCTTTGTGCCGACCCACGGCATGGCCCCGCAGGCATCGGCCCCTAAAACCCAAGCTAGCTCTGCGGCAAAGCCCGTCAATGCTCTGGGCAATCCCAATGCGGTCTTTATTCCGAAAACCGACAGCCTCTGGTCGCGGATCGAGCCGCGGGCCATCGGCTCGCTGCTTGTGCTGGCGCTCTTGGCGGGCGGAATCGGGTATGGCGGCTGGTCTGTTCTGCAAGAGGTGCAGCGCGTCAACCTGACGCCGGTGGACCAGCAGCCCAATGTCGTGGCCGAGCTGGACCCGCTTTCTTCGGTCGATACCCAAGCGGCGGATCCCGTCAAAAGCGCGGATGCGGATACCGGCGGCGACAGTCTGGACCGGCTGTTCCGCCCGGCAACGCTTGACACGCCGGTGCTGATTGCCCGCGACGGGCCGATTGCCGCGATCGATCCCAATAAAACCGGCGTGCTGTCCGGCGAGACCCAGACCGCGTCTGTCGATCAGGGGCGGGCCTCGACCCCTCCCAACACCGAATCCGCCATCAATCAGGCCATCGCGCAGGCGATGGGGCAGGGACAAGCGCAGCCTGCTCCTGAAAACGCGCCGGGCAATGCGGTGCGGGTGACGGCGGCCAATGCGGCGGATGTGGAAATTCTGGCTGTGCGGCCCTCATGGGTGCGGGTGCGCGCCGCTGACGGGTCGATCCTGCTGGAAAAAGTCATGAATGCAGGCGAGCGTTTCACGCTGCCCAAACTGGCAGAGCCGCCGACCCTGCGCACCGGCGAATCCGGCGCGATCTATTTTGCGGTCAATGGTGTGGCGCATGGGCCGGTGGGCGCGCGCGGGGCGGTGACCAAGAATATCACCCTCAGCCCTGATGCGCTGTCGCAACGTTTCGCCGTGGCCGATCCGCAGAAAGATGCGGCGCTGACCAGCATGTTTGCGGTGGCCGATGCAGGGCAGGTGATCGGCGAGCCGAAACCGGCCACCGAATAA
- the hemA gene encoding 5-aminolevulinate synthase, whose product MNYDQALDTAINRLHEEGRYRVFIDLEREKGAYPKATWTKDDGTKHEITIWCGNDYLGMGQHPVVLEAMHEALDATGAGSGGTRNISGTTVYHKRLEAELADLHDKEAALVFSSAYIANDGTLSTLRSLFPGLIIYSDELNHASMIEGIRRNGGAKRIFRHNDLAHLRELLAADDPAAPKLIAFESVYSMDGDFGPIKEICDLAQEFNALTYLDEVHAVGMYGPRGAGYAEAIGETRIDIFNGTLGKAFGVFGGYIAASAKMVDAIRSYAPGFIFTTSLPPVVAAGAAASIAFLKTAEGQALRDKQQEHARILKTRLKAMGLPFIDRGSHIVPVHVGNPKHCKALSDMLLEEFGVYVQPINYPTVPRGTERLRFTPSPVHSLKEIDGLVRALDSLWSRCELNRAEMAG is encoded by the coding sequence ATGAATTACGATCAGGCTTTGGACACAGCGATCAACCGGCTTCACGAAGAAGGCCGCTATCGCGTCTTTATCGACCTTGAACGCGAAAAGGGGGCCTATCCGAAAGCCACATGGACGAAAGATGATGGCACGAAGCACGAGATTACGATCTGGTGCGGCAACGACTATCTGGGCATGGGGCAGCATCCGGTGGTTCTGGAAGCCATGCACGAGGCGCTTGACGCGACAGGGGCCGGTTCGGGCGGCACGCGCAACATCTCGGGCACGACCGTCTATCACAAACGTCTCGAAGCCGAGCTGGCGGATCTGCATGACAAGGAAGCCGCGCTGGTCTTTTCGTCGGCCTATATCGCCAATGACGGCACGCTCTCGACGCTGCGCAGCCTCTTTCCCGGTCTGATCATCTATTCGGACGAGCTGAACCACGCCTCCATGATCGAGGGCATCCGCCGCAATGGCGGGGCCAAGCGGATCTTCCGTCACAATGATCTGGCCCATCTGCGCGAGCTTCTGGCCGCCGATGATCCGGCAGCGCCCAAGCTGATTGCCTTCGAGTCGGTCTATTCGATGGATGGCGATTTCGGGCCGATCAAGGAAATCTGTGATCTGGCACAAGAGTTCAACGCGCTGACCTATCTGGACGAGGTGCATGCCGTGGGCATGTATGGCCCGCGCGGGGCAGGCTATGCCGAGGCGATCGGCGAGACCCGCATTGACATTTTCAACGGCACGCTGGGCAAGGCCTTCGGTGTGTTTGGTGGCTATATTGCGGCCTCGGCGAAAATGGTGGATGCGATCCGGTCCTATGCGCCGGGCTTCATCTTCACAACTTCGCTACCTCCGGTTGTGGCGGCAGGGGCTGCGGCATCGATCGCTTTCCTGAAGACGGCAGAGGGGCAGGCTCTGCGTGACAAACAGCAAGAGCATGCACGTATCCTGAAAACCCGCCTGAAGGCGATGGGGCTTCCCTTCATTGACCGTGGCAGCCATATCGTTCCGGTTCATGTCGGAAATCCCAAGCATTGCAAGGCGTTGTCGGATATGCTGCTGGAAGAATTCGGCGTTTACGTCCAGCCGATCAACTATCCGACCGTGCCGCGCGGCACCGAGCGGCTGCGCTTCACTCCCTCGCCCGTGCACTCGCTCAAGGAGATCGACGGGCTGGTGCGGGCGCTGGATAGCCTCTGGTCGCGCTGTGAGCTAAATCGCGCCGAAATGGCGGGTTGA
- a CDS encoding dipeptidase, translated as MSVDAVLNQVDADLDNAMNRLMELLRIQSISTDPAYKPEVAKAAEWLVKDLQSIGFKAEIRPTTGHPMVVARHEGAGPHLLFYGHYDVQPVDPLALWNTPPFEPQIEDTAKGKVIRGRGASDDKGQLMTFIEACRAYKAATGTLPGNITIFFEGEEESGSPSLVPFMKDNAAELTADLALICDTGMVSPGVPTIAGSLRGMLKEEFTLKGPRIDLHSGFYGGPALNPLREISKLIASLHDETGRVAVDGFYEGVSEVPAEQLAMWKTCGFDEAAYLGGVGMTKAHGEEGYSTLEQQWSRPTVEINGLWGGYQGAGSKTVIPAEAHCKITCRLVGDMDPVDVRAKLRAHLEARVPQDAEIHWDSSLDGAKAAFMDTSRPEFEKARLALTDEWDREAVITGMGGSIPIAGYFKDILGMDAMLIGFANEDDAIHSPNEKYDVTSFHKGIRSWVRILDRLNG; from the coding sequence ATGTCTGTGGATGCTGTCCTGAACCAAGTCGATGCCGATCTCGACAATGCCATGAACCGCCTGATGGAGCTTTTGCGCATCCAGTCGATTTCCACCGATCCGGCCTATAAGCCCGAGGTCGCCAAGGCGGCGGAATGGCTGGTGAAGGATCTTCAATCTATTGGCTTCAAGGCAGAAATCCGCCCCACCACAGGCCATCCGATGGTTGTCGCCCGCCATGAGGGCGCAGGCCCGCATCTGCTGTTTTACGGCCATTACGACGTGCAGCCCGTCGACCCGCTGGCCCTGTGGAACACGCCGCCCTTCGAGCCGCAGATCGAGGATACCGCCAAGGGCAAAGTGATCCGTGGCCGTGGGGCGTCGGATGACAAGGGCCAGTTGATGACCTTCATCGAGGCCTGCCGCGCCTATAAAGCGGCCACTGGCACCCTGCCCGGCAATATTACAATTTTCTTTGAAGGCGAGGAAGAATCGGGGTCGCCCTCGCTTGTGCCTTTCATGAAAGACAATGCCGCCGAACTGACAGCCGATCTGGCGCTGATCTGCGACACCGGCATGGTGTCCCCGGGGGTGCCGACAATCGCAGGCAGTCTGCGCGGGATGCTGAAAGAAGAATTCACGCTGAAAGGTCCGCGCATCGACCTGCATTCGGGCTTTTATGGCGGGCCTGCGCTCAATCCGCTGCGCGAAATCTCGAAGCTGATCGCCTCGCTGCATGACGAGACCGGCCGTGTCGCGGTGGACGGGTTCTATGAGGGTGTCTCCGAGGTTCCGGCAGAGCAACTCGCCATGTGGAAGACCTGCGGTTTTGACGAGGCCGCCTATCTGGGCGGTGTCGGCATGACGAAGGCGCATGGCGAAGAGGGATATTCGACGCTCGAGCAGCAATGGTCGCGCCCGACCGTCGAAATCAACGGCCTCTGGGGCGGCTATCAGGGCGCGGGCTCGAAAACCGTGATCCCCGCCGAGGCCCATTGCAAGATCACCTGCCGTCTGGTGGGGGATATGGACCCCGTCGATGTGCGGGCGAAACTGCGCGCGCATCTGGAAGCGCGCGTGCCGCAGGATGCCGAAATTCACTGGGATAGCAGCCTTGACGGTGCGAAAGCCGCCTTCATGGACACCTCCCGCCCCGAATTCGAGAAAGCGCGTCTTGCGCTGACCGATGAATGGGACCGCGAGGCGGTGATCACCGGCATGGGCGGGTCCATTCCGATTGCGGGCTATTTCAAGGATATCCTCGGCATGGATGCGATGCTGATCGGCTTTGCCAATGAGGATGACGCCATTCACAGCCCGAACGAGAAATACGATGTGACAAGCTTCCATAAGGGCATCCGGTCCTGGGTGCGCATTCTGGACCGCCTCAACGGCTGA
- a CDS encoding LysR family transcriptional regulator: MLIFGGPMLTDLTGADLRALHVFQTICACGSFAAAERKLDVRQSTISVQIANLERRLGFRLCDRGPGGLRLTERGRTLLEASARLNLAVESFTQTAAALTNKTVGTLRLGLMDHLSNTPSFSVSRLLRGFHELAPEVNLQVVQDIQSVLVDQILNKSLDMAIGAFPASDAQYDRLPLYKERQFIHCGPLHPFFKDAPQDYDAETLEAQRWVRRSYRLDPEAGFPLALGPAAATAANLEAVGVILSALPVLGYLPSHAAASFVTRNEIRRVTDNYSVTFEVSLISRAGQRDTAAMRHLRDLAVQAKKRR, encoded by the coding sequence ATGCTTATTTTCGGGGGGCCGATGCTAACTGACCTGACAGGGGCAGATTTACGCGCTTTGCACGTATTTCAGACGATTTGTGCATGCGGAAGCTTTGCCGCGGCTGAACGAAAGTTAGATGTCCGGCAATCCACCATCAGTGTGCAGATCGCCAATCTGGAGCGCCGTCTGGGGTTCCGGCTGTGCGACAGGGGGCCCGGCGGGCTGCGCCTGACCGAGCGGGGGCGCACCCTTCTGGAGGCCAGCGCGCGGCTTAATCTGGCGGTGGAAAGCTTCACCCAGACGGCCGCGGCGCTGACCAACAAGACCGTGGGCACATTGCGGCTGGGGCTGATGGACCATCTGTCGAACACGCCCAGTTTTTCGGTTTCGAGACTGCTGCGCGGCTTTCACGAGCTTGCGCCCGAGGTCAATTTGCAGGTGGTGCAGGATATCCAGTCGGTGCTGGTGGACCAGATCCTGAATAAAAGTCTCGATATGGCCATCGGGGCGTTTCCGGCGTCGGATGCACAATATGACCGCCTGCCGCTTTATAAAGAGCGCCAGTTTATCCATTGCGGCCCGCTCCATCCGTTTTTCAAGGATGCGCCGCAGGACTATGATGCCGAGACGTTGGAAGCGCAGCGATGGGTGCGCCGGAGCTACCGGCTGGACCCCGAAGCGGGTTTCCCGCTGGCCTTGGGGCCTGCCGCTGCCACGGCAGCCAATCTGGAAGCGGTGGGGGTGATCCTGAGTGCGCTGCCGGTGCTGGGCTATCTGCCCTCGCATGCAGCGGCCTCTTTCGTGACCCGCAACGAGATCCGGCGCGTGACGGATAACTATTCGGTCACCTTCGAGGTCTCGCTGATCTCGCGGGCCGGACAGCGCGACACCGCCGCGATGCGCCATCTGCGCGATCTGGCCGTGCAGGCCAAGAAACGGCGTTGA